A portion of the Cryptomeria japonica chromosome 5, Sugi_1.0, whole genome shotgun sequence genome contains these proteins:
- the LOC131033671 gene encoding neutral ceramidase 2 yields MESLVFSKCLLFMIVSVCLNGFFCLGSSEDANYLIGVGSYDITGPAADVVMMGYGNIFEQRAAGIHFRLRARAFIVAEQETDKSDGGNRVVFVNMDACMASQLVTLQVLQRLKHRYGDLYNEKNVAISGIHTHSGPGGYFQYWFYSLATLGFLNQSLNAIVDGVEQSIVKAHENLRPGSIFVNKGELLNAGISRSPSAYLRNPAEEREKYKHNVDTDMTLLKFVDSHSVPVGSFNWFPTHGTSMSRHNRLISGDNKGAAARFMEDWYMQQAHTYSSSAQNSTTESNPSSSIHSQKTKSSIKSIAARITKTGGKPCSKSSSTKYRVRNSKMTTFVAAFCQSNVGDVSPNVKGAFCADTGLPCDFNTSTCDGDNQLCIGQGPGYPNDFESTRIIADRQFKQAIDLFTSAKEKLSGRIDYRHVYLNFTNIPVKLTDNQEKMVTTCPAALGPGFAAGTTDGPGDSDFKQGDTKISEKWRIIRDGLKKPTKEQINCQKPKSVLLDTGEMFDTIPWAPAILPIQILRIGQFIILSVPGEFTTMAGRRLRAAVKGTLIANGNGEYNDDTYIVIAGLTNTYSQYITTYEEYQAQRYEGASTLYGPHTLSAYIQEFRKLAKAMAQGNSIPDNGQSPPDLLADQHDSLGPVSPDKIPSTTNFGDVKEDVSETSYKIGDTVSATFWSGNPRNDLLTEGTFSVVEFYDGSRKWIPAYDDDDFSVFFKWAQKNDTFYGVATIQWSVPVSAVIGTYRIRHFGAASIQGQHPVIQYFTGTSSTFSISK; encoded by the exons ATGGAGAGCTTAGTTTTCTCAAAGTGTTTATTGTTCATGATAGTCTCAGTCTGTTTGAATGGCTTCTTTTGTTTGGGGTCCTCTGAGGATGCAAATTATCTTATTGGAGTTGGAAGCTATGATATCACTGGGCCTGCTGCAGATGTTGTGATGATGGGCTATGGCAACATATTTGAACAGAGGGCTGCTGGGATTCATTTCAGACTTAGAGCCAGGGCCTTCATTGTTGCAGAACAAGAAACAGATAAGAGTGATGGTGGTAACAGAGTAGTGTTTGTGAACATGGATGCTTGCATGGCATCACAGTTGGTGACACTACAAGTATTACAAAGACTCAAGCATAG ATACGGAGACTTATACAATGAGAAGAATGTGGCTATAAGTGGCATCCACACACATTCTGGTCCTGGAGGTTACTTTCAGTATTGGTTTTACTCACTTGCAACTCTCGGATTTCTCAATCAATCCCTCAATGCTATTGTGGATGGTGTCGAGCAAAGCATTGTAAAAGCTCATGAGAACTTGAGGCCTGGCTCTATTTTTGTTAACAAAG GTGAATTGCTTAATGCTGGAATTAGCCGAAGTCCAAGTGCATACTTAAGAAATCCAGCAGAGGAACGAGAAAAGTACAAACACAATGTTGACACAGACATGACACTGCTAAAGTTTGTAGATTCTCATTCGGTTCCTGTTGGTAGTTTTAATTGGTTTCCTACACATGGGACCTCAATGAGTCGCCACAACAGACTTATCAGTGGTGATAACAAAGGAGCCGCAGCACGATTTATGGAGGACTGGTATATGCAGCAAGCACATACCTATTCATCATCGGCACAAAATTCAACCACTGAGTCTAACCCATCAAGCAGTATACACTCACAGAAAACAAAATCAAGCATCAAATCAATTGCAG CTAGAATTACAAAAACAGGAGGAAAACCATGCAGCAAGTCATCTAGTACGAAGTACCGTGTCCGTAACTCAAAAATGACAACCTTTGTTGCTGCATTTTGTCAATCAAATGTAGGTGATGTCAGTCCCAATGTGAAGGGAGCATTTTGTGCAGACACAGGATTGCCATGTGACTTCAATACCAGCACTTGTGATGGTGATAATCAATTATGCATTGGCCAAGGACCAGG CTACCCAAATGATTTTGAAAGCACAAGGATAATTGCTGACAGACAGTTCAAACAGGCTATTGATCTTTTCACCAGTGCAAAAGAAAAGTTATCAGGAAGAATAGATTACCGTCATGTGTACCTTAACTTTACTAACATTCCAGTGAAGCTTACAGATAATCAAGAAAAAATGGTCACAACATGCCCTGCAGCACTGGGACCTGGTTTTGCCGCAGGTACCACTGATGGTCCTGGAGATTCTGACTTCAAGCAGGGTGATACTAAG ATTAGTGAAAAATGGAGAATTATCAGAGATGGACTGAAGAAACCTACAAAAGAGCAAATTAATTGTCAAAAGCCAAAATCAGTTTTGCTTGATACTGGAGAAATGTTCGATACAATTCCATGGGCG CCTGCTATCCTTCCAATTCAAATTCTAAGAATTGGTCAGTTCATCATACTTTCTGTGCCAGGAG AGTTCACAACTATGGCTGGTAGGCGACTACGAGCAGCAGTGAAAGGGACGCTCATTGCAAATGGAAATGGTGAATACAATGATGATACTTACATCGTAATTGCAGGGCTTACCAACACATACTCTCAATATATTACCACTTATGAAGAATATCAAGCACAACGATATGAG GGAGCTTCCACTTTGTATGGCCCACACACTCTGTCTGCTTATATCCAAGAGTTCAGAAAGTTGGCAAAAGCAATGGCACAGGGAAATAGCATTCCTGATAATGGTCAATCTCCCCCAGACCTATTAGCAGATCAACATGACTCATTGGGGCCTGTTTCTCCTGATAAGATACCATCCACTACAAATTTTGGTGATGTCAAAGAAGATGTATCAGAGACTTCATACAAAATAGGGGATACAGTTTCTGCTACTTTCTGGTCAGGAAATCCAAGAAATGACCTTCTCACAGAAGGCACATTCTCTGTGGTTGAATTTTATGATGGCAGTAGAAAGTGGATCCctgcatatgatgatgatgattttagtGTATTCTTCAAGTGGGCACAGAAAAATGATACATTTTACGGTGTTGCCACAATTCAATGGTCAGTACCAGTTTCTGCAGTTATCGGTACATACAGAATAAGGCATTTTGGTGCAGCAAGCATCCAAGGTCAACACCCTGTCATTCAATATTTCACTGGCACATCTAGTACATTTTCTATTTCAAAATAA
- the LOC131033652 gene encoding probable receptor-like protein kinase At1g49730 isoform X2: protein MHGLTHFTLLIFSLQTAIVIASAITGGSGCPLEFNHFNFTEAVSACSEQDRGRCCRYLNALVGISIAQYANRTGQLGVPSESSETCISSISDAFKVSGLSSNATALCGLGTRIPVNFQCANLTTIQEMEQTSKFKEVSLNCMNSVSSLSTCRKCLNATTVFLHRLVGAEDHMALSTCRDATFVAIASYGDSEFTIDRASCFFGLSGLHVIPDASSFSKPPSEAFFPKISSTPVFSPAYAPLGVSSLGKSHSTYHLTLIPRVGLGITGVACTLLIFLILLICRKRKELENSGKPTIFMLNKISSSQPRWKLHKWRRGPSAMFRRFSNKEIQKATNDFFTIIGKGGFGTVYKAQFENGFVAAVKRMNKISEQGEEEFCKEMELLGRLHHRHLVTLKGFCAEQQERFLVYEYMENGSLKNHLHDSSKPSLSWQTRIQIAVDVATALEYLHFYCDPPLCHRDIKSSNILLDENFVAKVADFGLAHAAPSGANNFEPINTDVRGTPGYMDPEYVITQELTEKSDIYSYGVLLLELITARRAVHERKNLVEWAQTYIATCSRLPEIVDPNLADNYNFEELQSLVSVVKLCTQREGKARPSIKQVLRLLYDKLDTASCNLMIAARSEDFTNKGNTQRVRSANGIDLSGDLRCLQSSPSTSRSYCSRSFLLESGSPRSPISAPVSA from the exons GTGGTTCTGGTTGTCCTCttgaatttaaccacttcaatTTTACAGAAGCTGTTTCTGCATGTTCTGAGCAAGACAGAGGAAGATGCTGTCGCTATTTGAATGCTTTAGTTGGAATTTCTATAGCTCAATATGCGAATAGGACAGGTCAGTTGGGAGTTCCTTCAGAATCTTCTGAGACTTGCATAAGTTCTATATCTGATGCCTTTAAGGTCAGTGGGCTTTCATCAAATGCAACAGCATTATGTGGCTTAGGCACAAGGATCCCTGTGAATTTTCAATGTGCGAACCTTACAACTATTCAAGAGATGGAGCAGACCTCAAAGTTCAAAGAAGTATCACTCAATTGCATGAATTCTGTTTCATCACTTAGCACTTGTAGGAAGTGTTTGAATGCAACTACAGTATTTCTTCACCGCCTGGTTGGTGCAGAAGATCACATGGCTTTGAGCACATGTAGGGATGCTACCTTTGTTGCCATTGCAAGCTACGGTGATTCAGAGTTTACAATCGACAGGGCAAGCTGTTTTTTTGGTCTTTCAGGTCTTCATGTTATACCAG atgcatcatcattttccaAGCCACCATCGGAGGCatttttccccaaaatatcttcCACACCAGTCTTCTCTCCAGCGTATGCACCTCTCGGTGTATCTTCCCTCGGGAAGAGTCACTCCACCTATCATTTGACATTGATTCCAAGAGTTGGACTCGGAATTACAGGAGTGGCCTGTACACTCTTAATTTTCCTGATACTTCttatttgtagaaaaagaaaagagtTGGAGAATTCTGGAAAGCCTACCATATTCATGTTGAATAAGATATCAAGCTCACAGCCCCGCTGGAAACTGCACAAATGGAGAAGAG GTCCATCAGCGATGTTCAGACGATTTAGCAACAAAGAGATCCAAAAGGCTACAAATGATTTCTTTACCATTATTGGCAAGGGAGGATTTGGAACCGTATATAAAGCTCAATTTGAAAATGGGTTTGTTGCTGCAGTAAAGCGAATGAACAAAATCTCTGAACAAGGGGAGGAAGAATTTTGTAAGGAGATGGAACTTTTGGGACGGTTGCATCATCGTCATCTTGTTACACTCAAGGGATTTTGTGCGGAGCAACAAGAGAG GTTCCTTGTGTATGAATACATGGAAAATGGGAGTTTGAAAAACCATCTTCATG ATTCCTCAAAACCCTCTTTGAGTTGGCAGACCAGGATTCAGATTGCTGTAGATGTAGCCACTGCTTTG GAATATCTTCATTTTTATTGTGATCCCCCTTTATGCCATAGAGACATCAAATCTAGCAACATTTTATTGGATGAAAACTTTGTTGCAAAG GTGGCAGATTTTGGTCTTGCCCATGCTGCACCAAGTGGAGCAAATAATTTTGAGCCAATCAATACTGATGTCCGTGGAACTCCTG GGTACATGGACCCTGAGTATGTGATTACTCAGGAGCTGACAGAGAAGAGTGATATCTACAGTTATGGAGTGTTGCTTCTGGAGCTTATCACTGCTAGGAGAGCAGTACATGAAAGAAAGAACCTTGTAGAATGGGCCCAGACATACATTGCTACATGTTCTAGATTGCCTGAAATTGTAGATCCTAATTTGGCTGATAACTACAACTTTGAAGAGCTTCAGAGCCTTGTCAGTGTTGTAAAATTGTGTACCCAGAGAGAAGGCAAAGCAAGACCTTCCATAAAGCAAGTTCTGAGACTTCTATATGACAAATTGGACACAGCCAGTTGTAATCTCATGATTGCTGCTCGAAGTGAAGATTTCACAAACAAGGGAAATACACAAAGAGTGAGATCTGCAAATGGAATCGACCTTAGTGGTGATTTAAGGTGCTTGCAATCTTCTCCCAGCACCTCTAGGTCTTATTGCAGCAGAAGCTTTCTTCTTGAATCAGGTTCACCACGTTCTCCTATTTCTGCTCCTGTTTCTGCATAA
- the LOC131033652 gene encoding probable receptor-like protein kinase At1g49730 isoform X1, with product MHGLTHFTLLIFSLQTAIVIASAITGGSGCPLEFNHFNFTEAVSACSEQDRGRCCRYLNALVGISIAQYANRTGQLGVPSESSETCISSISDAFKVSGLSSNATALCGLGTRIPVNFQCANLTTIQEMEQTSKFKEVSLNCMNSVSSLSTCRKCLNATTVFLHRLVGAEDHMALSTCRDATFVAIASYGDSEFTIDRASCFFGLSGLHVIPDASSFSKPPSEAFFPKISSTPVFSPAYAPLGVSSLGKSHSTYHLTLIPRVGLGITGVACTLLIFLILLICRKRKELENSGKPTIFMLNKISSSQPRWKLHKWRRGPSAMFRRFSNKEIQKATNDFFTIIGKGGFGTVYKAQFENGFVAAVKRMNKISEQGEEEFCKEMELLGRLHHRHLVTLKGFCAEQQERFLVYEYMENGSLKNHLHADSSKPSLSWQTRIQIAVDVATALEYLHFYCDPPLCHRDIKSSNILLDENFVAKVADFGLAHAAPSGANNFEPINTDVRGTPGYMDPEYVITQELTEKSDIYSYGVLLLELITARRAVHERKNLVEWAQTYIATCSRLPEIVDPNLADNYNFEELQSLVSVVKLCTQREGKARPSIKQVLRLLYDKLDTASCNLMIAARSEDFTNKGNTQRVRSANGIDLSGDLRCLQSSPSTSRSYCSRSFLLESGSPRSPISAPVSA from the exons GTGGTTCTGGTTGTCCTCttgaatttaaccacttcaatTTTACAGAAGCTGTTTCTGCATGTTCTGAGCAAGACAGAGGAAGATGCTGTCGCTATTTGAATGCTTTAGTTGGAATTTCTATAGCTCAATATGCGAATAGGACAGGTCAGTTGGGAGTTCCTTCAGAATCTTCTGAGACTTGCATAAGTTCTATATCTGATGCCTTTAAGGTCAGTGGGCTTTCATCAAATGCAACAGCATTATGTGGCTTAGGCACAAGGATCCCTGTGAATTTTCAATGTGCGAACCTTACAACTATTCAAGAGATGGAGCAGACCTCAAAGTTCAAAGAAGTATCACTCAATTGCATGAATTCTGTTTCATCACTTAGCACTTGTAGGAAGTGTTTGAATGCAACTACAGTATTTCTTCACCGCCTGGTTGGTGCAGAAGATCACATGGCTTTGAGCACATGTAGGGATGCTACCTTTGTTGCCATTGCAAGCTACGGTGATTCAGAGTTTACAATCGACAGGGCAAGCTGTTTTTTTGGTCTTTCAGGTCTTCATGTTATACCAG atgcatcatcattttccaAGCCACCATCGGAGGCatttttccccaaaatatcttcCACACCAGTCTTCTCTCCAGCGTATGCACCTCTCGGTGTATCTTCCCTCGGGAAGAGTCACTCCACCTATCATTTGACATTGATTCCAAGAGTTGGACTCGGAATTACAGGAGTGGCCTGTACACTCTTAATTTTCCTGATACTTCttatttgtagaaaaagaaaagagtTGGAGAATTCTGGAAAGCCTACCATATTCATGTTGAATAAGATATCAAGCTCACAGCCCCGCTGGAAACTGCACAAATGGAGAAGAG GTCCATCAGCGATGTTCAGACGATTTAGCAACAAAGAGATCCAAAAGGCTACAAATGATTTCTTTACCATTATTGGCAAGGGAGGATTTGGAACCGTATATAAAGCTCAATTTGAAAATGGGTTTGTTGCTGCAGTAAAGCGAATGAACAAAATCTCTGAACAAGGGGAGGAAGAATTTTGTAAGGAGATGGAACTTTTGGGACGGTTGCATCATCGTCATCTTGTTACACTCAAGGGATTTTGTGCGGAGCAACAAGAGAG GTTCCTTGTGTATGAATACATGGAAAATGGGAGTTTGAAAAACCATCTTCATG CAGATTCCTCAAAACCCTCTTTGAGTTGGCAGACCAGGATTCAGATTGCTGTAGATGTAGCCACTGCTTTG GAATATCTTCATTTTTATTGTGATCCCCCTTTATGCCATAGAGACATCAAATCTAGCAACATTTTATTGGATGAAAACTTTGTTGCAAAG GTGGCAGATTTTGGTCTTGCCCATGCTGCACCAAGTGGAGCAAATAATTTTGAGCCAATCAATACTGATGTCCGTGGAACTCCTG GGTACATGGACCCTGAGTATGTGATTACTCAGGAGCTGACAGAGAAGAGTGATATCTACAGTTATGGAGTGTTGCTTCTGGAGCTTATCACTGCTAGGAGAGCAGTACATGAAAGAAAGAACCTTGTAGAATGGGCCCAGACATACATTGCTACATGTTCTAGATTGCCTGAAATTGTAGATCCTAATTTGGCTGATAACTACAACTTTGAAGAGCTTCAGAGCCTTGTCAGTGTTGTAAAATTGTGTACCCAGAGAGAAGGCAAAGCAAGACCTTCCATAAAGCAAGTTCTGAGACTTCTATATGACAAATTGGACACAGCCAGTTGTAATCTCATGATTGCTGCTCGAAGTGAAGATTTCACAAACAAGGGAAATACACAAAGAGTGAGATCTGCAAATGGAATCGACCTTAGTGGTGATTTAAGGTGCTTGCAATCTTCTCCCAGCACCTCTAGGTCTTATTGCAGCAGAAGCTTTCTTCTTGAATCAGGTTCACCACGTTCTCCTATTTCTGCTCCTGTTTCTGCATAA